ATCGCGGAGACCTTTTTGTCGAGGACATTCCCGACCTTCATCGTGTTCACGTAGTCGATTCGGAAGGGCAGGACATTCTTGTCGCTGATTGCATCGACAATCGTGTAGGTGTGGAGCTTCTCACCGAACGCCTGCTCCGTGGTCTTCAGTTGAGGGTTACCACCGCTCGACATGTTGGCGGTAAAGATCGGCGTCCCAGTGAAGCCAAACAGGTTATAACGCTTGAATGCACGTGTGATCGCCGTATGCATATCGCCAAACTGGGAGCGATGACACTCATCGAAGATGATCACGATGTGACCCCCAAAGATCTCGTGCCCCTTGTTTGCCGCGATGAAGGTCGCGAGCTTTTGGATCGTGGTGATGATGATATGAGCGTCTTTGCTCTCGAGTTGCTTCTTGAGAACTGAGGTGGAGGTGTTCGAATTGGCCGCGCCCTTTTCAAAGCGGTCATACTCGCGCATGGTCTGGTAGTCGAGATCCTTGCGGTCAACCACGAAGAGCACTTTGTCCACACTCGGCGTGTGGCTGGCCAACTGTGCGGTCTTAAACGACGTCAGCGTCTTGCCCGAACCTGTGGTGTGCCAAACGTAGCCGCCAGCCTCGACTGAACCGAGTTTCTTGTAGTTGGTTGAAATCTCAATCTTCTGGAGAATGCGTTCAGTCGCCGCGATTTGATACGGACGCATCACCAGCAGCATTCGGTCGGCGGTCAGCACGCAATATCGGGTCAGGATGTTGAGGATCGTGTGTTTGGCGAAAAACGTCTTCGTAAAGGCGCCCAAGTCTTGGATCGGCTTGTTCTTAGAATCCGCCCACCAAGAGGTGAATTCAAACGAGTTGGAAGTCTTCTTGACCTTCTTTGCTCCGGCGGCGTCCTGGATGTGCTGCCTGCGCGTTGTATTGCTGTAGTACTTCGTCAGTGTCCCGTTGCTGATCACGAAGAGCTGAACGTATTCAAAGAGTCCAGATCCCGCCCAAAAGCTGTCCCGCTGGTAGCGGTCGATCTGATTGAACGCCTCGCGGATGTCCACGCCCCTTCGTTTGAGCTCGACGTGTACCATCGGCAAGCCGTTCACGAGCACAGTCACGTCGTAGCGATTGGCACGCGCACCTTCAACCTCGTACTGATTGATGACTTGGAGGCGGTTGTTGTGGATGTTCTGCCGATCGATTAACTTGATGTTCTTCGTTGTGCCATCGTCGCGAGTAAGGAGCTGAACCGGTTCTTCCTGGATCCGAACGGTCTTCTCCACTATGCCGTCGTTCTTGCCAGCGATCTTGGTCTCATAGAACTGCTTCCACTCGGCGTCGGAAAACGTGATGCCGTTCAGAGTTTCGAGCTGAGTCCGGAGGTTGGCGATCAGTTGCTCTTCCGAAGTGATCTTCAGGTGATCGTAGGCTTGCTTCTCAAGTTGATGGATGAGGGCGCGTTCGAGGGCGTCTTCGCTCTGGTAGGTTGCCTCACGGACAACGCTCTCGGGCACGTACTCGGCCACAACAGTGCTCTCGTTGGAAACTGCGATGGGGTCGTACTGGTAGGCCTTGCGCTCTTCGCTCATCCTGCCTCCTGGAATGTGAGTAAGCGGTTACGGTAGTGCTCGTACTGCTGGCGTCGGGCATTCAGCTCGGCTGGAAGGCCACTGGCGAGGTCGTTCACGAGGGCATCAAACTTGTCTAGAAGGGAAACGATCTGCTCTTGCTCTGATAACGGCGGGATGGGAATCGAAACAGATGCCATAGCGTTCGCCATCAGCTTAGGGTTCCCCATTCCTGCGCTCACGTATGCCTTCGCATGTCTCAAGAGCTGGTAATACATAAACTTCGTTGAAAGCACGCTTCGATCCTTTACCTTTAGTAAACCGCACACATTGGTGATACTAAACCGCTCATTGTCGTGAAAAAACACGGAACCCGCGTTCGCGCCATCCGTAGTCCAAGTGACAGATTCGAAGTCATATGCGTAGGTATCGATATAGCCGAATACCCCACTGTTTTGGGTTTGTGAAGAGTAAACAGGGTAGTCTCCTGCATGATCTCGAAGGAAATCCTTCGAAATTACTCGGCCTCGTGAAATATCACAGACTTCACCCATTCTTGCCCAACTGACTGCCCCTCTCTC
The Armatimonadota bacterium DNA segment above includes these coding regions:
- a CDS encoding type I restriction endonuclease subunit R translates to MSEERKAYQYDPIAVSNESTVVAEYVPESVVREATYQSEDALERALIHQLEKQAYDHLKITSEEQLIANLRTQLETLNGITFSDAEWKQFYETKIAGKNDGIVEKTVRIQEEPVQLLTRDDGTTKNIKLIDRQNIHNNRLQVINQYEVEGARANRYDVTVLVNGLPMVHVELKRRGVDIREAFNQIDRYQRDSFWAGSGLFEYVQLFVISNGTLTKYYSNTTRRQHIQDAAGAKKVKKTSNSFEFTSWWADSKNKPIQDLGAFTKTFFAKHTILNILTRYCVLTADRMLLVMRPYQIAATERILQKIEISTNYKKLGSVEAGGYVWHTTGSGKTLTSFKTAQLASHTPSVDKVLFVVDRKDLDYQTMREYDRFEKGAANSNTSTSVLKKQLESKDAHIIITTIQKLATFIAANKGHEIFGGHIVIIFDECHRSQFGDMHTAITRAFKRYNLFGFTGTPIFTANMSSGGNPQLKTTEQAFGEKLHTYTIVDAISDKNVLPFRIDYVNTMKVGNVLDKKVSAIDTEKALLASERVRQVAEYILEHFDQKTKRSSGYIHSLIANVSDVAGGRNKIDALRVPSRVKGFNALFATASIEAAKRYYAQFGELQKGSTPDRRIKIGLIFTFAANEAVEDGALEEEGFETGALDSSSRDFLDSVIKDYNTMFGSSYDTSDEKFQNYYKDLSLRMKNREIDLVIVVNMFLTGFDATTLNTLFVDKGLRAHGLIQAYSRTNRILNSVKAYGNIVSFRDLEQETNDALALFGNKDAKGIAILKPYGEYYGEYEAKVQELVTTFPLGKQIVGEQAKKDFVSLFGAILRLQNILTSFDDFEGHEILSERHGQDYRSVYLDIYADFRQGRDSDKEEINDDIVFEIELIKQVEINVDYILMLVAKFREAKGDGNDVEIRAQIIRAVDSSPTLRNKKDLVEDFVDSLSATGEVDNEWRSFIAKRRDAELEQIITDENLRPDETRAYVDTAFRDGTLRTSGTAITRVLPPTTRFSAGGGHGEKKQRVLVVGQFEI